In a single window of the Cupriavidus sp. P-10 genome:
- a CDS encoding NAD(P)H-quinone oxidoreductase, which produces MQAIEIREYGAPEVLQLTERPDPVPAAGEVLIRVAAAGVNRPDVFQRTGNYPVPPGASDLPGLEVAGVVVGGDLSHADNRFGLKVGDRVCALVQGGGYAQLCTAPLAQVLPAPDGLSDIEAAALPETFFTVWSNVFDRGYLGQGPRGKDETLLIQGGSSGIGTTAIQIAKALGFKVFVTAGTDEKCKACEDLGADRAINYKTQDFVAEVAALTGGKGADVILDMVAGPYLARELKCIADDGRIVIIALLGGAKAEIPLGDILRRRITVTGSTLRPRPASFKGKIAAALHEQVWPLLAAGKIKPVIHQVFPAAQAADAHRLMESSEHIGKIVLTW; this is translated from the coding sequence ATGCAAGCCATCGAGATCCGCGAATACGGCGCCCCCGAAGTCCTCCAGCTGACCGAGCGGCCCGATCCGGTGCCCGCCGCGGGCGAGGTGCTGATCCGCGTGGCAGCCGCCGGCGTGAACCGCCCGGACGTGTTCCAGCGCACCGGCAACTATCCGGTGCCGCCCGGTGCGTCGGACCTGCCCGGCCTGGAAGTGGCGGGCGTGGTGGTCGGCGGTGACCTGTCTCATGCGGACAACCGCTTCGGCCTCAAGGTGGGCGATCGCGTTTGCGCGCTGGTGCAGGGCGGTGGCTACGCGCAGCTGTGCACCGCGCCGCTGGCGCAGGTATTGCCAGCCCCTGATGGCCTCAGCGATATCGAAGCCGCCGCGCTGCCGGAAACCTTCTTTACGGTGTGGAGCAATGTATTCGACCGCGGCTACCTGGGCCAGGGCCCGCGTGGCAAGGACGAAACGCTGCTGATCCAGGGCGGCTCCAGCGGCATCGGCACCACCGCGATCCAGATCGCCAAGGCGCTGGGCTTCAAGGTGTTCGTCACCGCCGGCACCGATGAAAAGTGCAAGGCGTGCGAGGACCTGGGCGCCGATCGCGCGATCAACTACAAGACGCAGGACTTCGTTGCCGAGGTGGCGGCGCTGACCGGCGGCAAGGGCGCCGACGTGATCCTCGACATGGTCGCCGGTCCGTACCTGGCACGCGAGTTGAAGTGCATCGCCGACGACGGCCGTATCGTCATCATCGCGCTGCTCGGTGGTGCCAAGGCCGAGATCCCGCTCGGCGATATCCTGCGCCGCCGCATCACCGTGACCGGCTCGACGCTGCGGCCGCGTCCGGCATCGTTCAAGGGCAAGATCGCAGCCGCGCTGCATGAGCAGGTGTGGCCGCTGCTGGCCGCCGGCAAGATCAAGCCGGTGATCCACCAGGTGTTCCCGGCCGCGCAGGCCGCCGACGCGCACCGCCTGATGGAGTCGAGCGAGCACATTGGCAAGATCGTGCTGACCTGGTGA
- a CDS encoding NADH-quinone oxidoreductase subunit A, translating into MNLEAYFPVLIFIIFGVVLGVALMSIGRILGPNKPDPAKLSPYECGFEAFEDARMKFDVRYYLIAILFILFDLETAFLFPWGVALRDIGWPGFIAMGVFLLEFIVGFVYIWKKGALDWE; encoded by the coding sequence TTGAATCTCGAAGCCTACTTCCCCGTTCTCATCTTCATCATCTTCGGTGTCGTGCTCGGCGTGGCACTGATGTCGATTGGTCGGATCCTCGGTCCGAACAAGCCCGATCCCGCGAAGCTGTCGCCGTACGAGTGCGGCTTCGAAGCGTTCGAGGATGCGCGCATGAAGTTCGACGTGCGCTACTACCTCATCGCCATCCTTTTTATCCTGTTCGATCTCGAAACCGCCTTCCTGTTTCCGTGGGGTGTTGCCCTGAGGGATATCGGCTGGCCGGGATTCATCGCCATGGGCGTGTTTCTGCTGGAATTCATCGTGGGCTTCGTCTACATCTGGAAAAAGGGCGCGCTCGATTGGGAGTGA
- the secG gene encoding preprotein translocase subunit SecG, producing the protein MAIFKTLLVVLQVLSALGVIGLVLIQHGKGADVGAAFGSGASGSLFGATGSANFLSRTTAVLATLFFVSTLALTLLGNYKPAASLGVMGAAPASAPATAGASAPAAAPAAAAGASAPAGPAVPK; encoded by the coding sequence ATGGCAATCTTCAAGACTTTGTTGGTGGTGTTGCAGGTGCTGTCGGCCCTGGGCGTGATTGGCCTGGTGCTGATCCAGCATGGCAAGGGCGCCGATGTGGGCGCGGCATTCGGCTCGGGCGCCTCGGGCAGCCTGTTCGGTGCCACCGGCTCGGCAAACTTCCTGTCGCGTACCACCGCCGTGCTGGCCACGCTGTTCTTCGTGTCCACGCTGGCGCTGACGTTGCTGGGCAACTACAAGCCCGCTGCATCGCTGGGCGTGATGGGCGCCGCCCCGGCTTCGGCACCGGCCACGGCAGGCGCATCGGCTCCGGCCGCTGCCCCGGCCGCCGCTGCTGGCGCTTCGGCGCCCGCAGGTCCCGCTGTACCGAAATAA
- the tpiA gene encoding triose-phosphate isomerase: MRQKLVIGNWKMHGSLAANAALLEGIKAGVARASLAVCAPFPYLAQCQAVLNGSQVTWGAQDVSAEARGAFTGEVAASMLGEFGCTYALVGHSERRTYHGETDQVVAAKALRALEFGIVPVVCVGETLAEREAGQTEAVVGRQLQAVLDALSVEQLSRVVLAYEPVWAIGTGKTATNAQAQAVHAFLRGKVAARDAGVAERMAILYGGSVKPDNAAELFSMADIDGGLIGGASLKSEDFLAIGNA; encoded by the coding sequence GTGAGACAAAAGCTCGTCATCGGCAATTGGAAGATGCATGGCAGCCTGGCTGCGAACGCGGCGCTGCTGGAGGGAATCAAGGCCGGCGTGGCGCGTGCGTCGCTGGCGGTGTGCGCACCGTTCCCCTATCTTGCACAATGCCAGGCGGTGCTGAACGGCTCGCAAGTGACCTGGGGTGCGCAAGACGTCTCGGCGGAGGCGCGCGGTGCCTTCACGGGCGAAGTGGCCGCCTCCATGCTGGGTGAGTTTGGCTGCACTTATGCATTGGTTGGCCACTCGGAGCGCCGCACCTACCATGGCGAGACCGACCAGGTCGTCGCCGCCAAGGCGCTGCGCGCACTGGAGTTCGGTATCGTCCCGGTGGTCTGCGTCGGCGAAACGCTGGCCGAGCGCGAGGCCGGTCAGACCGAGGCCGTCGTTGGCCGCCAGCTGCAGGCAGTGCTGGACGCGCTGTCGGTGGAGCAGTTGAGCCGCGTGGTGCTGGCCTATGAGCCGGTTTGGGCGATCGGCACCGGCAAGACCGCGACCAACGCACAGGCGCAGGCCGTGCATGCCTTCCTGCGCGGCAAGGTGGCGGCGCGCGACGCGGGCGTGGCCGAGCGCATGGCCATCCTCTACGGCGGCAGCGTCAAGCCGGACAATGCGGCCGAATTGTTTTCCATGGCCGATATCGACGGGGGCCTGATTGGCGGCGCCTCGCTGAAATCGGAAGATTTTCTCGCGATCGGCAACGCCTGA